A window from Methanomassiliicoccus sp. encodes these proteins:
- a CDS encoding RNA 2'-phosphotransferase, which translates to MQMLRECTEHGYFRGEKCPVCGEEGRFLMSDEELERIGRTMAGALRHFPDKFNLKMDEQGFVSIRDFIAAIKRYNPRYHWLRPHHIIALIETDPKGRYQVSNDLIRATYGHSLNLDLRLPTDNIPEALFYPTTPEEADIILETGLKPSDRKMVHLSKTYGDALKAGQVRTDEPIILEIDTVALIASGVEVQRAARTVFLVREVPADFLRKAEEEELVVEEEETD; encoded by the coding sequence ATGCAGATGCTGAGAGAGTGCACCGAACACGGATACTTCCGGGGCGAGAAGTGCCCGGTCTGCGGCGAGGAGGGCCGATTCCTGATGAGCGACGAGGAGCTCGAGCGGATCGGAAGGACCATGGCCGGAGCTCTCCGCCACTTCCCTGACAAGTTCAACCTGAAGATGGACGAGCAAGGCTTCGTCTCCATCCGGGATTTCATAGCCGCGATCAAGCGGTACAACCCCCGCTATCACTGGCTCAGGCCGCACCACATCATCGCGCTCATTGAGACGGACCCCAAGGGGCGGTATCAGGTGAGCAACGACTTGATCCGAGCGACCTACGGTCACTCCTTGAACCTGGACCTCAGGCTGCCGACCGACAACATCCCCGAGGCGCTGTTCTATCCGACCACTCCCGAAGAAGCAGACATTATTCTGGAGACCGGCCTGAAGCCGTCCGACCGCAAGATGGTCCACCTCTCCAAGACCTACGGCGATGCCCTCAAGGCCGGCCAGGTACGCACCGACGAGCCCATCATCCTGGAGATCGATACCGTGGCGCTCATCGCCTCGGGGGTCGAGGTCCAGAGGGCCGCCCGCACCGTCTTCCTGGTCCGAGAGGTCCCTGCAGACTTCCTGCGGAAGGCCGAAGAGGAGGAGCTCGTGGTGGAAGAAGAGGAGACCGATTGA
- a CDS encoding tetrahydrofolate dehydrogenase/cyclohydrolase catalytic domain-containing protein, with protein MVANVIHGPEVAEQIKQELRIKIAELKERGVIPGLAVVLVGEDPASQQYVRNKAKSCQELGIYSRTILLPADTPEAKVLETVDELNADPAIHGFLVQLPLPKHIDENKVIMRIDPAKDADGFHPINVGRMLIGNPVFLPATPHGIQEMLVHSGNDPDGKHVVIVGRSNIVGKPLAAILMQKRKGSNATVTVCHSRTQGLDAIVRTGDIVVAAIGSPKFITADMIKEGAVVVDVGTNRVEDPTAKNGYRWVGDVDFDAVAQKASAITPVPAGVGPMTRIMLMKNAVMAACRAAGVEY; from the coding sequence ATGGTTGCCAATGTCATTCACGGTCCCGAGGTCGCGGAGCAGATAAAGCAGGAGCTGAGGATAAAGATTGCAGAGCTCAAGGAGCGGGGGGTCATCCCGGGTCTCGCCGTTGTGCTGGTAGGAGAAGACCCGGCATCCCAGCAGTACGTCCGCAACAAGGCCAAATCATGCCAGGAACTAGGGATCTACTCCCGTACCATCCTTCTGCCGGCGGACACGCCGGAGGCGAAGGTGCTGGAGACGGTCGACGAACTTAACGCCGATCCGGCCATACATGGCTTCCTCGTGCAGCTGCCTCTTCCCAAGCACATCGATGAGAACAAGGTCATCATGCGCATCGATCCGGCCAAGGACGCCGATGGCTTCCACCCCATCAACGTCGGGAGGATGCTGATCGGCAACCCTGTGTTCCTGCCGGCCACCCCGCACGGCATCCAGGAGATGCTGGTCCACTCCGGGAACGACCCCGACGGCAAGCACGTGGTCATCGTCGGCCGCAGCAATATCGTGGGCAAGCCGCTGGCAGCCATACTTATGCAGAAGAGGAAGGGCTCCAACGCCACGGTCACGGTTTGCCACTCGCGCACTCAAGGCCTCGATGCCATCGTGCGGACCGGGGACATCGTCGTCGCAGCCATTGGTTCCCCGAAGTTCATCACAGCGGACATGATCAAGGAAGGGGCGGTGGTCGTTGACGTGGGCACCAACCGAGTGGAGGACCCCACGGCCAAGAACGGCTACCGGTGGGTGGGCGACGTGGACTTCGACGCCGTAGCCCAGAAGGCTTCGGCCATCACTCCGGTGCCAGCAGGCGTCGGTCCCATGACCAGGATCATGCTGATGAAGAACGCGGTGATGGCGGCCTGCCGGGCCGCTGGGGTCGAATACTAG
- a CDS encoding formate--tetrahydrofolate ligase, with protein MKADIDIAQEAVMQPIEGIADTIGLSRDDLELHGRYMAKVPLEVLRRLDGRKDGKLVLVTAITATKAGEGKTVTSIGLMEALGHIGVKVMGALREPSMGPVFGIKGGATGGGMAQVYPMWDIDLHFTGDIHAVTSAHNLLSAMVDNHIAHRNELEIDPTRVVWKKAMDMNCRELREIVVGLGGRQVGGVPHESGFVITAASEISAILALATSVGDLRARLERIVVAYNMRGEPVRAGQLDCVGAMLVLLKDAIKPNLVQTLEGQPVFVHGFPFANIAHGNNSLLATRYALKLADVVVTEGGFASDLGAEKFFDIVCREGGFRPDCAVIVASIRALQMHGGACLQDAVGCEGPDLASLQRGFSNLDKHIENVRKYGVPAVVALNRFGTDTEEEILAVREHCARLGVPCALSEVFTRGGEGGKELAEMVMEVLGTQRSDFRPLYATGLSIEEKIRIIATEIYGAKDVRYIGTALRDIRAIELAGNDKLPVCMAKTQLSLTDDPKLKGAPRGWTLTVKEVLLSAGAGFIVPLCGDIMLIPGLPSEPAAKRIDYTDDGRFVGLS; from the coding sequence ATGAAGGCCGACATCGATATCGCTCAGGAGGCCGTCATGCAGCCCATCGAAGGCATCGCCGACACCATCGGCCTGTCCCGAGACGATCTGGAGCTGCACGGCCGGTATATGGCTAAGGTCCCTCTGGAGGTCCTCCGCCGCCTCGACGGCCGGAAGGACGGAAAGCTCGTCCTGGTCACCGCCATCACCGCCACCAAGGCCGGGGAAGGGAAGACGGTCACCTCCATCGGCCTGATGGAGGCTCTGGGGCACATCGGGGTCAAGGTCATGGGCGCCTTGCGGGAGCCGTCGATGGGGCCGGTGTTCGGCATCAAGGGGGGAGCCACCGGCGGAGGGATGGCTCAGGTCTATCCGATGTGGGACATCGATCTGCATTTCACCGGGGACATCCACGCGGTCACCTCGGCGCATAACCTTTTATCGGCCATGGTGGACAACCACATCGCCCACCGTAACGAGCTGGAGATCGACCCCACCCGGGTGGTGTGGAAGAAGGCCATGGACATGAACTGCCGGGAGCTGCGGGAGATCGTGGTGGGGCTAGGGGGACGGCAGGTGGGCGGGGTGCCGCACGAGAGCGGTTTTGTCATCACCGCGGCGTCGGAGATAAGTGCCATCCTGGCCTTGGCAACGTCGGTCGGGGACCTTCGGGCGCGGTTGGAGCGCATCGTGGTCGCATACAACATGAGAGGTGAACCGGTCCGCGCCGGTCAGCTCGACTGCGTGGGCGCGATGCTCGTCCTGCTGAAGGACGCCATCAAACCCAACCTGGTGCAGACCCTCGAGGGCCAGCCGGTCTTCGTCCATGGGTTCCCGTTCGCCAACATCGCCCACGGCAACAACAGCCTGTTGGCCACCCGGTACGCCCTGAAACTGGCCGACGTGGTGGTCACCGAGGGAGGCTTCGCTTCCGACCTGGGGGCGGAAAAGTTCTTCGACATCGTCTGCCGGGAGGGCGGGTTCAGGCCGGACTGCGCGGTCATCGTCGCCTCCATCCGGGCGCTGCAGATGCACGGCGGAGCGTGCCTCCAGGATGCCGTGGGGTGCGAGGGACCGGACCTCGCCTCGCTGCAGAGAGGCTTCTCCAACCTGGACAAGCATATCGAGAACGTTCGCAAGTATGGGGTGCCGGCGGTGGTGGCCCTCAACCGCTTCGGCACCGACACCGAAGAGGAGATCCTGGCGGTGCGGGAGCACTGCGCCCGGCTGGGGGTGCCCTGCGCCCTCTCCGAGGTCTTCACCCGGGGAGGGGAAGGCGGGAAGGAGCTGGCGGAGATGGTCATGGAGGTATTGGGCACCCAACGCAGCGACTTTAGGCCGCTCTATGCCACTGGCCTCAGCATCGAGGAGAAGATCCGGATCATCGCCACCGAGATCTATGGGGCCAAGGACGTACGGTACATCGGCACCGCCCTCCGCGACATCCGGGCCATCGAGCTGGCTGGCAACGACAAGCTGCCGGTGTGCATGGCCAAGACCCAGCTGTCCCTCACTGACGACCCCAAGCTCAAGGGCGCGCCCCGGGGGTGGACCCTTACGGTGAAGGAAGTCCTCCTCTCCGCCGGAGCCGGGTTCATTGTTCCGCTGTGTGGAGACATAATGCTCATCCCCGGCCTTCCGTCCGAGCCGGCGGCCAAGCGTATCGATTATACCGACGATGGTCGGTTCGTCGGCCTGAGCTGA
- a CDS encoding DUF3786 domain-containing protein produces the protein MAGAFRAALEAAWTTLEGRDHSALAADAGVTVEKGMIMLDLLDQRCVICLEERRMSIEGENVDEAVTILVLHYLVLASGTVPSGNLLSFRQLHGGAVYYAAFKSRVNDVLGELYRRHPAPLLQALDKMGAERSGNSAFILWVLPRLPVTLFLREGDEEVPGTATLLFDATAPLFLPVEDLAEAGTWVVDRLTRVTGDQLRPTNRPSSV, from the coding sequence ATGGCCGGCGCGTTCCGGGCAGCGCTAGAAGCGGCATGGACGACGCTCGAAGGCCGGGACCATTCCGCCCTGGCCGCCGATGCCGGAGTAACTGTGGAGAAGGGGATGATCATGCTAGACCTCCTGGACCAAAGGTGCGTCATATGCCTGGAGGAAAGGAGGATGAGCATCGAGGGAGAGAACGTCGACGAAGCCGTGACCATCCTGGTCCTCCACTATCTCGTTCTAGCCTCCGGGACGGTACCCTCGGGGAACCTCCTTTCATTCCGCCAGCTGCACGGGGGCGCAGTCTATTATGCAGCGTTCAAATCGAGGGTGAACGACGTGCTCGGAGAGCTCTATCGCCGACACCCCGCCCCGCTCTTACAAGCGCTGGACAAGATGGGGGCGGAACGGTCGGGAAATTCGGCGTTTATCCTCTGGGTGTTACCCCGCCTCCCGGTGACGTTGTTCCTTCGGGAGGGCGACGAGGAGGTCCCGGGGACCGCCACCCTGCTCTTCGATGCGACCGCTCCTCTCTTTCTACCCGTCGAGGACCTGGCAGAGGCGGGGACATGGGTCGTCGACCGCTTGACCCGGGTGACCGGCGATCAGCTCAGGCCGACGAACCGACCATCGTCGGTATAA
- a CDS encoding polysaccharide deacetylase family protein, whose translation MRYAAFTVDVDRDVNEARAGNVESLCRRSTVTRYTSTRKGLQALVEMLDDLGVRGTFFWEGRAAEVLSGELKLRNLMQGHEVAAHGYEHEDLTGESTGVRLSEEWLDAIVGRSLSAVEGAFGFCPEGFRCPYQHIDDTVARVLMQRGLRYDSTRFGEVGAGLRPYRLTSPLLEVPLAQGRDATGRRLQSYLWPMHEGRRGPDDYLHLMSLHDDGLLVLADHSWHIAESLDGECGANRMGRELAKVRRVLEGAMDRGIELVTVAEYLRSNAADR comes from the coding sequence ATGCGCTATGCCGCCTTCACGGTGGACGTGGACCGGGACGTCAATGAGGCCAGGGCGGGGAATGTGGAGAGTTTGTGCCGGAGGAGCACCGTTACCCGCTACACCTCCACCAGGAAGGGGCTGCAGGCACTGGTTGAGATGCTGGACGACCTAGGCGTCAGGGGCACTTTCTTCTGGGAGGGCCGAGCCGCGGAGGTCCTTTCCGGCGAGCTAAAGCTTCGTAACCTCATGCAGGGCCACGAGGTCGCGGCCCACGGCTACGAGCATGAGGATCTGACCGGGGAAAGCACCGGGGTCCGGCTGTCCGAAGAGTGGTTGGACGCCATCGTAGGCCGCTCCCTGTCCGCGGTCGAGGGAGCTTTCGGCTTCTGCCCGGAGGGCTTCCGCTGCCCCTACCAGCACATCGATGATACGGTGGCCAGAGTGCTGATGCAGCGCGGCCTGCGGTACGATTCCACGCGGTTCGGCGAGGTGGGGGCGGGATTGAGGCCGTACCGCCTGACCAGCCCCCTCCTGGAGGTTCCTCTGGCCCAGGGCCGGGATGCGACCGGGCGACGGCTTCAGTCCTACCTCTGGCCGATGCATGAGGGGCGCCGGGGACCGGACGATTACCTCCACCTCATGTCTCTTCACGACGATGGTCTGCTAGTCCTCGCCGATCACAGCTGGCACATCGCCGAGTCCCTGGACGGGGAGTGCGGAGCGAACCGCATGGGGCGGGAGCTGGCCAAGGTGAGGAGGGTGCTGGAGGGAGCGATGGATCGAGGGATCGAGCTGGTGACCGTGGCGGAGTACCTCCGTTCGAACGCCGCTGATCGGTGA
- a CDS encoding NAD(P)-binding protein yields MARLWGVAMNQVLILGGGASGLAAAVELSRRGLPSTVVESDPSLGGMASQLSCKGSPSCQHCDACHPYDLRREALLNPLINLITAAEVGYVGRNREGFRATIRSPEGCEDYDFRGVIIAVGAMPYDPGKDARLRYRECPNVLSSLEVERSLAETNALTVPSTGRVPESMAIIQCVGSRDAQRGMPYCSKACCKYASKIGRRLRHLYPDLRLTFFFMDWRPMDRSEPTPEEWAAEDELVRAVRSRPSEILEGDRPTVRYATPADSVVEESFDVVMLSVGLVPRPDTPRLAVAFGLEVDAQGYLRSDLEDVIVAGTCGGPKDLRESMEEGTTAGGRMAALLEARP; encoded by the coding sequence ATGGCCAGGCTGTGGGGTGTGGCGATGAATCAGGTCCTCATATTGGGCGGCGGCGCTTCCGGTCTTGCTGCCGCGGTCGAGCTGTCCCGCCGCGGTCTGCCCTCGACGGTGGTGGAGAGCGATCCCTCGCTGGGCGGAATGGCCTCCCAGCTATCATGTAAGGGCTCGCCGTCCTGCCAGCACTGTGACGCCTGCCATCCCTACGACCTGAGGAGGGAGGCCCTGCTCAACCCTCTGATCAATCTCATCACCGCCGCCGAGGTAGGGTACGTGGGCCGCAACCGGGAGGGGTTCCGGGCCACGATTAGAAGTCCCGAGGGCTGCGAGGACTATGACTTCCGAGGGGTCATCATCGCTGTTGGAGCCATGCCCTACGACCCCGGAAAGGACGCCCGCCTTAGATATCGGGAATGCCCCAACGTCCTGTCGTCCCTGGAGGTGGAGAGATCGCTGGCGGAAACCAATGCCCTCACCGTGCCCTCGACTGGCAGGGTCCCGGAGAGTATGGCGATCATACAGTGCGTGGGGTCCAGGGACGCCCAGCGGGGGATGCCATACTGCTCCAAGGCCTGCTGCAAGTACGCCTCCAAAATTGGACGGAGGCTCCGCCACCTGTACCCGGACCTGAGGCTCACCTTCTTCTTCATGGACTGGAGGCCGATGGACCGCTCCGAGCCGACGCCGGAGGAATGGGCTGCCGAAGATGAGCTGGTCCGGGCGGTACGCTCCCGGCCCTCGGAGATCTTGGAAGGCGATCGGCCGACGGTACGATATGCAACCCCGGCCGACAGCGTGGTCGAGGAGAGCTTTGACGTCGTCATGCTGTCCGTTGGCCTGGTCCCCCGGCCGGACACACCTCGTCTGGCCGTGGCGTTCGGGCTTGAGGTGGACGCGCAGGGCTACCTCCGCTCAGACCTCGAGGACGTCATCGTGGCCGGCACCTGCGGCGGGCCCAAGGACCTGAGGGAGAGCATGGAGGAGGGCACCACCGCGGGCGGGCGGATGGCCGCCCTGCTGGAGGCGAGGCCATGA
- a CDS encoding 4Fe-4S binding protein encodes MMAPVVLVVGSGASALEAVREVVRQGGMATLVRDGSMLRQCALRTPGGFDVVDAELLAIDGSPGRFTARLSSDGEEMVLECSAIVLAPERERRPAAPGTASLEEVEDRKVCRDPRSVAFVLWPGTSRSAFIRAVAAARGLRAGPRRPQTVVFAPEMAAYGVDELIYRQAQDEGVIFVRSDEPEVIAAPPLVVALDHITEQIIEVRPDLLVVEEPSTLTGEVRVPPAGFTVLMGPPSRGVVSTMREGIATPGPEEERLDGETVTGARAAATRALTLAKFPPNRHPWAAIVDRDKCAACLTCARVCPFGAARPGEEGKATIDGALCQACGICVGACPGRALSLPNYGGVPEVGNTLMEARQ; translated from the coding sequence ATGATGGCCCCCGTGGTCCTGGTGGTCGGATCCGGCGCATCGGCCCTGGAGGCGGTGCGGGAGGTCGTGCGCCAGGGCGGGATGGCCACGCTGGTCCGGGACGGTAGCATGCTCCGTCAATGCGCCCTGCGGACCCCCGGGGGGTTCGATGTGGTCGACGCAGAGCTTCTCGCCATCGATGGCTCTCCCGGCAGGTTCACGGCGAGGCTCAGCAGCGACGGCGAGGAGATGGTCTTGGAGTGTTCGGCCATCGTTCTGGCCCCCGAACGGGAAAGACGTCCGGCCGCTCCCGGCACGGCATCGCTGGAGGAGGTCGAGGACCGCAAGGTCTGCCGGGACCCGCGGAGCGTGGCCTTCGTTCTGTGGCCGGGGACGTCCCGCTCGGCCTTCATCCGTGCGGTCGCCGCGGCTAGGGGGCTGCGGGCCGGTCCGAGGAGGCCGCAGACCGTTGTGTTCGCTCCGGAGATGGCCGCCTACGGCGTCGACGAGCTGATCTATCGACAGGCTCAGGACGAGGGCGTGATCTTCGTCCGCTCCGACGAGCCGGAGGTGATCGCCGCCCCGCCCCTGGTCGTGGCGTTGGACCACATCACCGAGCAGATCATAGAGGTAAGGCCGGACCTCCTGGTGGTCGAAGAGCCTTCCACCCTAACGGGCGAGGTCAGGGTCCCGCCCGCCGGGTTCACCGTCCTCATGGGGCCGCCCAGCAGAGGGGTGGTCAGCACCATGCGGGAAGGCATCGCCACCCCTGGTCCGGAGGAGGAACGCTTGGACGGGGAAACGGTCACCGGGGCGAGGGCCGCCGCTACCCGCGCGCTTACCCTGGCAAAGTTCCCGCCGAACCGCCACCCGTGGGCGGCGATCGTCGACCGTGATAAGTGCGCGGCCTGCCTGACCTGCGCCCGGGTCTGCCCCTTCGGCGCCGCCCGCCCCGGAGAGGAGGGCAAGGCTACTATCGACGGGGCGCTGTGCCAGGCCTGCGGGATATGCGTGGGGGCCTGCCCCGGCCGGGCTCTGTCGCTGCCTAATTATGGCGGCGTCCCCGAGGTCGGGAACACGCTAATGGAGGCCCGCCAATGA
- a CDS encoding hydrogenase iron-sulfur subunit: MTEPIIALFICKNARTALASPYGMEQTPPGVEVIELPCSGRVDEVMVLKALRQGAWAAMVVACLDGNCKYRIGSYQARRRVDEVRSLLAQLGLEKERARFFSVASNQHAWLAEAVQRTKEAARAWGPIRILEGDG; this comes from the coding sequence ATGACTGAACCGATTATCGCCCTGTTCATCTGCAAGAACGCTCGGACCGCCCTCGCCAGCCCGTACGGCATGGAGCAGACCCCTCCGGGAGTGGAGGTCATCGAGCTGCCCTGCTCCGGCCGGGTGGACGAGGTAATGGTCCTCAAGGCCCTACGTCAGGGAGCCTGGGCGGCGATGGTGGTGGCCTGTCTGGACGGCAACTGCAAGTACCGCATCGGCAGCTACCAGGCCCGGAGGAGGGTAGACGAGGTCCGCTCCCTGCTGGCGCAGCTCGGTCTGGAGAAGGAGAGGGCCAGGTTCTTCAGTGTAGCCTCCAACCAGCACGCCTGGCTGGCGGAGGCGGTGCAGAGGACGAAGGAAGCGGCACGGGCATGGGGACCGATAAGGATACTGGAGGGTGACGGATGA
- a CDS encoding methylenetetrahydrofolate reductase C-terminal domain-containing protein: MIIAERKDLGQIVEMLEGKERVLVAGCRSCVSICHAGGEKEVATLAEVLRLQAMNEGRELEVTEATVERQCEKEWVREIGRQVADSDIVLSLACGVGVQVMQEFYPTVMTVPGLNTSNMGAPEEQGIYMEKCGGCGDCVLHLTGGVCPVARCSKSLLNGPCGGSQDGRCEVNRDLPCGWDQIYHSLERLGRLDLLEVNIPPKNWIPSRSGGPRRIVRASIVQGNEEKRAGGGA; this comes from the coding sequence ATGATCATCGCCGAGCGGAAGGACCTGGGACAGATAGTAGAGATGCTTGAAGGCAAAGAGAGGGTCCTGGTGGCGGGATGCCGCTCCTGCGTGTCGATCTGTCACGCCGGGGGGGAGAAGGAGGTCGCCACCCTGGCCGAGGTGCTGAGGCTCCAGGCGATGAACGAGGGCCGGGAGCTGGAGGTCACCGAAGCCACCGTAGAGCGGCAGTGCGAGAAGGAGTGGGTGAGGGAGATCGGACGCCAGGTAGCGGACAGCGATATCGTCCTCAGTCTAGCCTGCGGGGTCGGAGTGCAGGTCATGCAGGAGTTTTATCCTACGGTGATGACAGTGCCGGGCCTCAACACCTCCAACATGGGCGCTCCGGAGGAGCAGGGCATCTACATGGAAAAGTGCGGAGGATGCGGGGACTGCGTCCTCCACCTCACCGGCGGGGTGTGCCCGGTGGCGAGGTGCTCGAAGTCGCTGCTCAACGGCCCGTGCGGGGGCTCCCAGGACGGCCGGTGCGAGGTCAACCGGGACCTGCCATGTGGGTGGGACCAGATCTACCACAGCCTGGAGCGGCTCGGTCGGCTGGATCTGCTCGAGGTGAACATCCCTCCCAAGAATTGGATCCCATCCCGGTCAGGCGGGCCGCGCCGCATCGTCCGCGCGTCCATCGTGCAGGGGAACGAGGAGAAGAGGGCAGGGGGCGGAGCATGA
- a CDS encoding methylenetetrahydrofolate reductase produces MRSGSDLESTLECVRDTATTEIGPPKSAGAEHVRKKAKALKGYADAFNLTDNQTAIVRLSSLASSVVCLQEGAEPVMQMTCRDRNRIAMQSDLLGAAALGVRNVLCISGDHQTFGNQKEAKNVYDIDPVQQLMVFRQMRDLGQVWGGDVLEERPRVFLGAAANPFADPFEFRVTRLAKKINAGADFIQTQAIFDLDRFERFMAMVRERGLDQKVHILAGVIPLRSANAARYMKTKVSGMSVPDEIVDRMKGAADPKKEGVRICVETIERLKDIPGVHGVHIMAIGWEDIVPTIVQECGLMLRS; encoded by the coding sequence ATGAGGTCCGGCAGCGATCTGGAATCGACTCTGGAGTGTGTTCGTGATACGGCGACCACCGAGATCGGTCCCCCGAAGTCGGCCGGGGCCGAGCACGTGCGAAAGAAGGCTAAGGCACTCAAGGGCTACGCCGATGCCTTCAACCTGACCGATAACCAAACCGCCATCGTCCGCCTGTCGAGCCTGGCTTCGTCGGTGGTGTGCCTGCAGGAAGGGGCGGAGCCGGTCATGCAGATGACCTGCCGCGACCGCAACCGCATCGCCATGCAGTCCGATCTGCTGGGCGCAGCGGCGCTGGGCGTCAGGAACGTGCTGTGCATCTCCGGCGACCATCAGACCTTCGGCAACCAGAAGGAGGCGAAGAACGTCTACGACATCGACCCTGTGCAGCAGCTGATGGTATTTCGCCAGATGCGCGACCTAGGACAGGTTTGGGGCGGTGATGTCCTGGAAGAGCGGCCCAGGGTGTTCCTGGGAGCGGCGGCCAATCCCTTCGCTGATCCCTTCGAATTCCGTGTGACTCGCCTGGCCAAGAAGATCAACGCCGGCGCTGACTTCATCCAGACGCAGGCGATCTTCGACCTCGACCGCTTCGAGAGGTTCATGGCCATGGTGAGGGAGCGGGGACTGGACCAGAAGGTCCACATCCTCGCCGGGGTCATCCCCCTCCGTTCGGCCAACGCCGCGAGGTACATGAAAACCAAGGTCTCGGGGATGAGCGTGCCGGACGAGATCGTGGACCGCATGAAGGGCGCCGCGGACCCTAAGAAGGAGGGCGTGAGGATATGCGTGGAGACGATCGAGAGACTGAAGGACATCCCCGGAGTTCATGGCGTCCACATAATGGCCATAGGATGGGAGGACATTGTACCGACCATCGTGCAGGAGTGCGGCCTCATGCTTCGGTCCTGA
- a CDS encoding PD-(D/E)XK nuclease family protein — MSWTAPCRGGDGKVNVMVDEPQTSHTYSHSRLSCFEQCPRRYQYRYIEEVEVEEMQGIEAFTGTLVHLSLQRLHEEAADGRVLTSKELLEHFESLWKEHYDEACVKVVKRGTSCSDYRMGARVGLQAYHRRYHPFNHGKVVGMEHELQFTVGGRHRFVGYIDMLRSMGEGVYEVHDFKTGRRLPTPGDLKGDRQLALYEIGVRQNFPDAREVRLKWHYLAHDKELTSSRTTEELGNLEAKVSGLIECIESTASFPCRQGPLCRWCEYCDICEK; from the coding sequence GTGAGCTGGACCGCTCCCTGTCGAGGCGGGGACGGCAAGGTAAACGTTATGGTTGATGAACCGCAGACCTCTCACACTTACTCCCACTCCCGGCTAAGCTGCTTCGAGCAGTGCCCCCGCCGGTATCAGTACCGTTACATTGAAGAGGTCGAGGTGGAGGAGATGCAGGGCATCGAGGCGTTCACCGGCACGCTGGTGCACCTATCCCTGCAGCGCCTGCACGAGGAGGCCGCCGATGGCCGGGTCCTGACCTCCAAGGAGCTCCTGGAGCATTTCGAGTCTCTCTGGAAGGAACACTATGACGAAGCGTGCGTCAAGGTCGTGAAGCGGGGCACGAGCTGTTCGGACTACCGCATGGGGGCGAGGGTCGGTCTGCAGGCGTATCACCGACGGTACCATCCCTTCAATCACGGCAAGGTAGTGGGAATGGAGCACGAGCTGCAGTTCACGGTGGGCGGCAGGCACCGCTTCGTCGGCTACATCGACATGCTGAGATCCATGGGCGAGGGTGTGTACGAGGTCCACGACTTCAAGACCGGACGCCGGCTACCCACCCCCGGGGACCTGAAGGGGGATCGCCAGCTCGCCCTCTACGAGATCGGAGTGCGTCAGAACTTTCCGGACGCCCGCGAAGTGCGCCTCAAGTGGCACTACCTTGCCCACGACAAGGAGCTGACCTCGTCCCGCACCACTGAGGAGCTCGGGAATCTCGAGGCAAAGGTCTCCGGGCTCATCGAGTGCATCGAGTCTACCGCCTCGTTCCCCTGCCGCCAGGGGCCGTTGTGCCGCTGGTGCGAGTACTGCGATATCTGCGAGAAATAA
- a CDS encoding dihydropteroate synthase, which translates to MGRVRDIAREILAGYDGQEPFYQIVTFFAPIIMFIISERINGLFTSVGRAIDHRDAKFIQDLALSQVEHGAQALDVNVGPGREDGPAAMDWLVRTVQEVVPVPLSLDTSGPKTMEAGLKAATNKVIMNSTTAEVKRMDRFFPLCKEYEAEIICLCMDERGVPNSADARAEMAMLMMTKAMEYDIMPDRLFLDPLVLPTNAAQDQGKKVIQAVQMFQVLNDPAPRTVVGLSNVSNGTKQRSLINRTFLAMLLGAGLSAAICDPEDPELMATIKAGHVLLNERLYCDDFLRD; encoded by the coding sequence TTGGGGAGAGTTCGCGACATCGCCAGGGAGATCCTGGCCGGATACGACGGGCAGGAACCCTTTTATCAGATAGTAACCTTCTTCGCCCCGATAATCATGTTCATCATCTCAGAAAGGATCAACGGCCTCTTCACTTCCGTCGGCAGGGCCATCGACCATCGCGACGCGAAGTTCATCCAGGACCTGGCCCTGAGCCAGGTGGAGCACGGCGCCCAGGCCCTGGACGTCAATGTCGGCCCCGGCCGCGAGGACGGCCCGGCGGCCATGGATTGGTTGGTGAGGACCGTGCAGGAGGTGGTGCCGGTGCCGCTGTCCCTCGACACCTCCGGCCCCAAGACTATGGAGGCTGGGCTCAAGGCCGCCACCAATAAGGTCATCATGAACTCCACCACCGCGGAAGTGAAGCGCATGGACCGTTTCTTTCCCCTGTGCAAGGAGTACGAGGCCGAGATCATCTGCCTGTGCATGGATGAGCGCGGTGTACCGAACTCCGCGGATGCTCGGGCCGAGATGGCCATGCTCATGATGACCAAGGCCATGGAGTATGACATCATGCCCGACCGCCTGTTCCTCGACCCTCTGGTACTGCCGACCAACGCCGCCCAGGATCAGGGAAAGAAGGTCATCCAGGCAGTCCAGATGTTCCAGGTGCTCAACGACCCCGCGCCCCGCACGGTGGTTGGGCTGAGCAACGTATCCAACGGCACCAAGCAGCGGAGCCTGATAAACCGCACCTTCCTGGCCATGCTCCTGGGGGCGGGCCTGAGCGCCGCCATCTGCGATCCTGAGGACCCCGAACTGATGGCCACCATCAAGGCGGGTCACGTGCTTCTGAACGAGCGGCTGTACTGTGACGACTTCTTGAGGGACTGA